From Granulimonas faecalis:
CGCCCATGGGGACCCTCCCCTTGCGGACGGCCAGCCGACGGTCCATGGCGCGGGCCACCTGGGGCTTGGTGGACGGGGCGAGGGAGAGCTCCACTTCGAGGACGGTCTCGTCGGCGGGGATGGAGGTCCGCCGGTAGCCCCAGTCGATGTCGGGCCCCTCGTGGCGGACGAGCCCCTCCCCCGGCTTGGCGCAGACGACGGCCCTCACGGCGGCGCCGATCCAGTGGTGGCGGCTGCCGGCATCCATGACGACGGCGCCCCCCACGGTCCCAGGTATGCCCGCGAGGTCCTCGAGGCCCGAGAGGCCGCTCTGATAGGCGGCGTTGACCACCTTGGCGAGCTGCACGCCGGCGCCCGCCGACACCGTCCCCCGCTCGACGTCCACCACGATGCGGGAGAACTCGCGGCCTAGGCTCACGATGCAGCCCTCGTACCCGTCGTCGGAGACGAGCACGTTGGACCCCTTGCCGAGGACGGCCGTGGGCACGCCCTCCCGCCGGAGGGTGTCGAGGACCCGCGCCAACGCCGGGTAGCTGTGGGCGCAGCACGAGAGGGCGGCCGGGCCGCCCACGCGCAGCGACGTGCGCCGGGAGAGCGGCTCGTCCCGGCGCACGTCGGCGTCGTAGGCGCCGGACAGCGACATGAATGCATTGAACAGGCTCATTGGTCTCCCGGGGGTGCGGTGGCGGCGCGTTTGAGGGGGAGGGGCGCCCTTAGGACTCGCGCTCCTTCATGAGCTCGATGAACTCGCGGCCCACCATGGTCACGTCGCCGGCACCCATGGTGATGAGGAGGTCGCCGGGGCGGACCTCCTCGGCGATGGCGGCGGCGATGGCGGCGCGGCCGGGGACGTAGCGGACGTCGCCCACCGAGCCGGCGGCCTCCACGGCCGACGCCACGGTCTTGCCGGAGACGCCGGGCACCGGCATCTCGCCGGCTGGGAAGACGTCCATGACGAGCAGGGCGTCGGCGTCGTCAAAGGCATGGGCGAACTGCGGGGCAAGGGCCTGGGTGCGGCTGTAGCGGTGGGGCTGGAAGGCCACCACCACGCGGTCGAAGTCGAGGCCGGAGGCCGCGGCGAGGGTGGCGGCCACCTCGGTGGGATGGTGGCCGTAGTCGTCCACCACGGTGACGCCGGCGACGTCGCCCACGTGGGTGAAGCGGCGCCGCACGCCGCCGAACTCGGAGAGGGCCCGGGCGGCCTCGGCGATGTCGAGGCCCAGCACCCAGGCGACGGTGAGGGCCGCCGTGGCGTTGAGCTGGTTGTGGGAGCCGGGGTTGCCCTTGATGGTCACGTGGGCGAGCTGGCCGTCGGGGAAGCCCACCTCCATGGAGCTTGAGATGGAGCGGGTGGCGGCGTCCGGGGTGCAGACGACGTCGTTCTGGCCGCCGAAGCCGTAGGAGACCACGCGGGGGCCGGCGGCGCGGGCGAGCTCCACCACGTGGGGGTTCTCGCCGCAGCAGATGACGGTGCCGTCCTCGCCGGCCGAGGCCATGAACTGGGAGAAGGCCTCCTCGATGGCCTCGAGGCTGCCGTAATGGTCCAGGTGGTCGGCCTCGATGTTGGTGACCACTACGATGTCGGGGTCGAGCAGCAGGAACGACGCGTCCGACTCGTCGGCCTCGGCCACGTAGAGGTCGCCGGAGCCGTTGCGGCCGTTGGTGTCGAAGTCCTCCACGATGCCGCCGATGAGAAACGACGGGTCGAGGCCCATGTTGGCCAGCATCGTGGCCGTCATGGACGACGTCGTGGTCTTGCCGTGGGTGCCGGCGACGGCCACGGTACGGCGGCCGCGGGACAGCGCCGAGAGCATCTTGGCGCGGGGCCACACGGGGATGCCGAGCTCCTTGGCGCGCACCACCTCGGGGTTGGTCTCGGGCACGGCCGTGGAGGTCACCACGACGTCGGGGCGGTGCTCGTCGACCGTCTCGGCCCGGTGGCCGATGGCGACCTCGATGCCGGCGTCGCGCAGGTCGCGCACGTAGCGGGACTCCTTGAGGTCGGAGCCGGTGACCGCGCAGCCGCGCTCGTGGAGGACGAGGGCGATGCCGCTCATGCCCGCGCCGCCGATGCCGATGAAGTGGGCGCGCTCGAAGCCAAGCCCGTTGTCTGTCATGGATGCCCCTCTCGAGCGCCCCGGGCGGGGCGCGACAGCCGTGTCCGTATCGGTAAAGACTGTAGCCCCTGAGCCGGCTAGCGGCCCTGTTTCCCCAGTTTCTCCGTTTGGTCCGCCAGGCGCGCCGCGGCCTGGTCCTGGGCGAGGCCGCGGGCGGCCGCCCGCATGGCGTCCAGGCGCGCGCGGTCGTCGAGGAGGCCCGTGAGCAACCCCTGGAAGGAGGGGTCGGAGAGCTCGTCGTCGCGGACGAGGACCGCCGCCTTCGCCCCCACGAGGAACTGCGCGTTGGTGGTCTGGTGATCGGCCGTGGCATGCGGGTAGGGCACGAGCACCGAGGGCACCGCGAGGGCCGCGATCTCGGCTATGGAGCTGGCGCCGGCGCGCGAGACCACAAGGTCGGCGGCGGCGAGCATGTCGCCCATGTCCGCGATGTAGGGCACCACGTGCCAGCGGGCCGCCTCCCCGTCGGTGAGGCGGAGCCCCTCGACCGTGGCCTCGTAGCCGTCGCGGCCGCAGGAGTGGACCACATGGAGGTCGGGACGCGACAGGAGCTCGTCCTTGAGGGCCACCATGGCGTCGTTGACGGACGCCGCGCCGAGGGAGCCGCCGAAGACGAGGAGGACCCGGGCGTCGTCGGGGATGCCGAGGGAGGCGCGGCCGCGGGCGCCGTCGCCCTCGATGACGGAGCGGCGGACGGGGTTGCCCACCACCACGACGTTGGTGCCGGCCCCGGCGTGGCCGGAGAGCGTCCTCACGGCCTGGGGCAGCGCCACGGCCACCGTGGCCGCCTTGGGGGCGAGCATCTTGTTGGCGAGGCCCGGCACCGAGTTCTGCTCGTGGAGGATGACCGGCACCCCATGCGCGGCGCACCAGGACAGCAGGGGGACCTCCACGTAGGCGCCGAAGCCCACGGCGACGTCGGGGGCGCCGGTGCGGGCGAAGTGTACCGCGACGTCGCGCTCCGCCATCTTGGTACGCACGAGGGCCGAGACGGCCGTCCAGGGCCGCGAGCGGTCGAAGCCCCGCACCTCGATGGGCACGAAGTCGAAGCCCGCCTCGGGCACGAGGGTCCCCTCGAGCTTGGCCGTCTGGCCGAAGAACGTGACGCGGTGGCCCCGGTCGCGGAGCTCCTCGGCCAAGGCAAGGGCCGGGTTGATGTGGCCGGCGGTGCCGCCGGCGGCGATGACCACGTTCAGCGAATCACCCACGGGCTATCTCCTTCCGGTGTTCCTTGACGAGGGGCCGCGACGCTCGCGCACCTCCGGCCCCCGCTCGGGCCTGAGGCGCTCGGTGGCGCTCCGCCCCAGCTCGATCCGCTCGCGCCCGCTGGAGTCGCGGGTGCGTCGCGCCTCCGGGTGGGACCCGTCCCTTCCGGACCCCTCGCGGCCGCCGCCGCGGTCGCCCGACCGGCCCCCGGCCCCCGGGTCTCCCCGCCGGGCGTCGCCGCGGGAGCCGGAGTCGTGCACGAGGCGCAGCGACCGCGCCGTGGGGGCGCCGGCCGTGGAGCCCTCGACCGTCGGCACGGGTGCCGGGGCGCCGTCGCGCACGACCCCGAGGCTCCGACGCCGCCGGTCGTGGACCGTCTCGGGTAGACGGCTGTGCACCGACACCGAGAGGATCGTCCCCACGACGAGCAGCGACGCCATCATCGACGTGCCGCCGTAGGACAGGAACGGCACGGCCTTGCCCGAGAGCGGGAAGGCGCCGATGACGCCGGAAAGGTTGAGCAGGAACGTGAAGACGATGAGCATGCTCGACCCCGCCGCCAGGAGGCTGCCGAAAAAGTCGGGGGCGTTCCGCGCGATGCGAAAGCCCGACCACAGGATCAGGGCGAAGAGCGCGATGACCAGGACCATGCCCACGAGGCCGCACTCCTCGCCGATGACGGCGAGGATGAAGTCGTTGTGGGCCTCGGGCAGGTACGAGTACTTCATGGCTCCCATGCCGATGCCCGTGCCGAAGAGGCCCCCCGAGCCGAAGGCGCGGAAGCTCTGGATCACCTGGTAGCCGGCCCCCGTGGGGTCGGAGTCGGGGTTGAGGAAGATGAGGAAACGGCTGCGTGAGTAGTCGTCCTTGAGGGACAGGGCGAGGTAGGCGGCCACGGCGACGGCCGCGCAGACGAGAAGGGGCCTCCTCGGCAGCCCCGCCATGAGGCAGAGGCAGAAGATGACTGCCCCGAGCACGAGCGTCGTGCCCTTGTCGGGCTGGAACAGGACGAGCGCCACGGGCAGGCCGACCTTCCAGGCCGCCTCCCCGAGGAAGGCGACAGGCGTGGCGGGGCGGTGCCCCACCACGTAGTCGGCGATGACCGCGGCGGCCGTCACGACCACCACGATCTTGGCGAACTCCGACGGCTGGAAGGAGAGCGGGCCCAGGGAGATCCAGCGCGTGGCGCCGTGGGAGTCGGTGCCGCGCAGGTGCACGACCACCATGAGCAACACGGCGAGGACCCAGAGGCACGGCAGACACCGGCGCCCCCACGTGTGGTAGTCGACCTTGGCGCACACGACGCAGGCCACGAGGCCGAGGATGGTGCCGATGAGCTGCTTCACGAGGTACGAGGAGGGGCTCTCGCCGTTGATGATGCCCTTGACGGACGAGGCGGAGTACACCATGACGAGGCCGAACACCACCAGGGCCGTCGTGGCGAGGATGAGCGTGAGACGCGGCTCCATAATGCGCGCGGGGACCTTGGCGGCCACCGACGAGAGCCAGTCGGACGCGCCGCGGGCGCCGCCGGCGGCCTTGGGGGCGTCTTTGGCGGGGGCCTTGGCGGCGCCCCTGTCGCTGCGGGCCCGGCTCACCGGCGGCCCCCCTCCGGCACGAGGGCTCGGACGAGGTCCTTGAAGGCGCGGCCGCGCTCCTCGTAGCCGGAGAACTCGTCGAAGGAGGAGCACGCCGGCGACAGCAGCACGACGTCGCCCGGCCGGACGAGGGCGCGGGCGGCCTCGAGGGCCTCGGCCATGTGGGGTGCGTAGGTCACGGGGACGCCGGCCTCCTCGAGGGCGCCGCCCATGCGGGCCCGGGCCTCGCCGTAGGCGACGACGGCACGGCAGGCGCCGCCCATGGCGCGGCAGAAGTCGGCGAGGTCGCCGCCCTTGTCGTGGCCTCCCACGAGGCACACCACGGTGCCTGGGGCGAAGGCGCCCACGGCCGTGACGGCGGCGTCGGTGTTGGTGGCCTTGGAGTCGTTGACGTAGCGCACGCCGTCCACGGTGCGGACGGGCTCGATGCGGTGCTCCAGGGGGCCGAAGGCGACGAGCCCGGCGGTCACGGCGTCGTCGGGCGCCCCGGCGAACAGCGCGCAGGCGCTCGCCACGAGGGCGTTGGCGGCGTTGTGGGGCCCCTCGAGCGCCATGGCGGAGAAGTCCGCGAGGCGGTGGGTGCCGTCGGGCAGGTCCACGGTGAGGGTGTCCCCGTCGAGGTAGGCGCGGCACGGGGCGTCGGGCACGCCCTCCACGGAAACGCGGCAGACCGTGAGGCCGCGGGCCTCGAGGCCGTCGGCCACCCGCGCGCACACCGGGTCGTCCACGACGAGCACGGCGAGGTCGGAGGGGTCGAGGTTGGCGAAGACGCGCTCCTTGGCCGCGACGTAGCCGTCGAACGTGCGGTGCCACTCCAGGTGGTCGGGCGTCACGTTGAGCAGGCAGGCGACCCGGGGGTGGAGACGCTCGGTGGTGGCCAGCTGGAAGCTCGAGAGCTCGGTCACGTACCACCGGCCCGCCGGGCGCCCCGCGTCGAGGGCGTCGGCGAGGTTGGTGCCGATGTTTCCCACGGACACGGCGTCGATGCCGGCGCCCGTCAGGAGCGCGGTCGCGAGCGACGTCGTGGTGGTCTTGCCGTTGGTGCCGGTGATGGCGATCCAGCGCTCGGGGCTCTCGCGCCACACGAGCTCGGGCTCGCCGACGACGGCGCCCGAGGCGGCACGGCCCGCGGCGAACAGATCGGAGAACTCGGAGATGCCGGGACTCGCGACGCAGAGGTCGTAGGAGCCCTCCACGGAGTCTTCCCCCACGGTCACGGCGGCGCCGGCGGCGCGGAGCGCCCGGGCGGCGGGGCCGTCGGAGCTCTTGGCGCCGCCGACCACGGTCACCGAGCCCACACGGGCCGCGGTCGCGGGGTCGTCGGCCAGGTGCAGGAGGTAGCGGGCCACGGCCTGGCCGGTGTGGCCCAGGCCCAGGACCAGCACGTCCCCCAGCGCGTCGGGACGGACGTTGTCCATGGGAGGTGCCTCCTTATCCGAGTTGGAAGTAGAGCGCGAATCCGAGGGCGGCGAAGGCGGCCGAGACGATCCAGAAGCGGATGACCACCTTGGTCTCGCTCCAACCCTTCTTCTCGAAGTGGTGGTGCAGGGGTGCCATGAGGAAGACGCGCTTGCCGGTCTTCTTGAAGCTGACCACCTGAATCATGACCGAGAGGGCCTCGACGATGAAGAGGCCGCCCATGATGAGCGAGGTGACCTCGGTCTTGGTGAGGACCGCCAAGGCCGCGAAGGCGGCGCCGAGGGCGAGCGACCCGGTGTCCCCCATGAAGACCTGGGCCGGGTGGCAGTTGTACCAAAGGAAGCCCACGCAGGCACCGGCCACGCAGGCGGCGAAGACGGCGAGGGAGAGCTCGTTGTAGCGGAAGCACACCATGGCCATGAAGACCATGACCACGAGCACCGTGCCCGCGGCAAGGCCGTCGAGGCCGTCGGTGAGGTTGACGGCGTTGGAGAGGCCCGCGAAGAGCAGGAACACGAAGACCATGTAGACCCAGGGCACGGACACGCCGCCGACGGAGAAGGCCAGCACGCCGAGGTCGACGGAGAAGCCGCCCGGGAAGGTGACCGTGGGGGTGATGCCGGCCCAGTTGACGGCCAGGAGGCAGAAGACCACGGAGACCAGGGTGAGCCCCGCCATCTTCTGGGCCGGGGTGAGGCCGAGGGAGCGGCCGTGGGAGACCGACTCGATGTCGTCGGCCAGGCCGAGCAGGGCCGTGGCGTAGGTGGCACCGACGGCGAGGATGAGGTCGGGGCTCCACAGGCCGAAGAACACGAGCGTGACGAGGATGGCGACCAGGATCACGACGCCGCCCATGGTGGGCGTGCCCTGCTTGACGAGGTGGGTCTGGGGGCCGTCGGCACGCACCTGCTGGCCGATGCCGTCGCGTTTCATGAAGCGGATGAAGGGCGGCATGAGCAGGATGGCGACGACGACGGCCATGCCGAAGGCGAGGAAGATCGTGTAGGTGGGGTAGGCGGGGACGGCGAGCATCAGGCACGCACCTCTTCCACGAACGCGTCGAGCCCCACGGAGCGGGACGCCTTGGCCAGGACGAGGTCGCCCTCGCCGAGGACGGGGCCGAGGACGCGCGCTGCGTCGGCAGCGGTGGGCACGCGGACGAGGCGGTCGTCCGACAGCCCCATGACGAGGGCGGCGTCGGCCATGGCGTCGGCCATCTCCCCGCCCACGACGCACACGATGTCGAGGGGCTTGGCGGCCAGGTAGGCGCCCATGAGCCCGTGGAGGCGGGGTGCCTCGTCACCGAGCTCGCCCACCTCCCCCACCACGGCCACGCGGCGCCCGTCGCAGTCCATCTCGCAAAGCAGGTCGAGGGCCGCGGCCATGGAGGACGGGCTAGCGTTGTAGGAGTCGTCGATGACGCGGAAGCCGCGGGCGGCGGCCACGACCTCGGCGCGCATGTGTGTGGGCTCCATGGCCTCGAGGGCCGCCACCACGTCGCCGAGCCCCATGCCCAGGCGCAGGCAGAGGTCCACGGCCAAAAGGAAGTCGGGCACGGTCTGGCGCCCGCTGAGGCGCAGGTGGACCTCGGAGGACCCCTGGGGCGTCACCACGGTGAAGCGGGGGCAGCCGTCGCCGTCGAGCTCCACGCCCTCGGCGCGCACGGCGGAGTCCCGGCCGCCCACGACGTCGGTGGCCACGCCCTCCTCCTCGCAGATACCGCCGATAAGGGCGGTGAAGTCGTCGGAGGCCGTGAGGGCCATGGCGGGGGCGGGGGCGGGGGACGAGGCCAGCCCGCGGTCGGCCGCCAGCCAGGGCACCATCTCGGCCTTGGCACGGGCGATGTTCCCGCGGCTGCCGAGGATGCCGATGTGGCTCGTGCCGATGTTGGTCACGCAGCCCACGTGGGGGCGGGCGCAGCGGGCGATGGCGTCGATCTCGCCCACGTGGT
This genomic window contains:
- the murB gene encoding UDP-N-acetylmuramate dehydrogenase — protein: MSLFNAFMSLSGAYDADVRRDEPLSRRTSLRVGGPAALSCCAHSYPALARVLDTLRREGVPTAVLGKGSNVLVSDDGYEGCIVSLGREFSRIVVDVERGTVSAGAGVQLAKVVNAAYQSGLSGLEDLAGIPGTVGGAVVMDAGSRHHWIGAAVRAVVCAKPGEGLVRHEGPDIDWGYRRTSIPADETVLEVELSLAPSTKPQVARAMDRRLAVRKGRVPMGVPSTGEVFMDPPDLSASRLLADAGLRGARSGGALVSRLDPGYIVNDRQARAVDVLALMHRMQETVEEAKGVRLKPQVKFLGFQS
- the murC gene encoding UDP-N-acetylmuramate--L-alanine ligase; its protein translation is MTDNGLGFERAHFIGIGGAGMSGIALVLHERGCAVTGSDLKESRYVRDLRDAGIEVAIGHRAETVDEHRPDVVVTSTAVPETNPEVVRAKELGIPVWPRAKMLSALSRGRRTVAVAGTHGKTTTSSMTATMLANMGLDPSFLIGGIVEDFDTNGRNGSGDLYVAEADESDASFLLLDPDIVVVTNIEADHLDHYGSLEAIEEAFSQFMASAGEDGTVICCGENPHVVELARAAGPRVVSYGFGGQNDVVCTPDAATRSISSSMEVGFPDGQLAHVTIKGNPGSHNQLNATAALTVAWVLGLDIAEAARALSEFGGVRRRFTHVGDVAGVTVVDDYGHHPTEVAATLAAASGLDFDRVVVAFQPHRYSRTQALAPQFAHAFDDADALLVMDVFPAGEMPVPGVSGKTVASAVEAAGSVGDVRYVPGRAAIAAAIAEEVRPGDLLITMGAGDVTMVGREFIELMKERES
- a CDS encoding UDP-N-acetylglucosamine--N-acetylmuramyl-(pentapeptide) pyrophosphoryl-undecaprenol N-acetylglucosamine transferase, with the translated sequence MGDSLNVVIAAGGTAGHINPALALAEELRDRGHRVTFFGQTAKLEGTLVPEAGFDFVPIEVRGFDRSRPWTAVSALVRTKMAERDVAVHFARTGAPDVAVGFGAYVEVPLLSWCAAHGVPVILHEQNSVPGLANKMLAPKAATVAVALPQAVRTLSGHAGAGTNVVVVGNPVRRSVIEGDGARGRASLGIPDDARVLLVFGGSLGAASVNDAMVALKDELLSRPDLHVVHSCGRDGYEATVEGLRLTDGEAARWHVVPYIADMGDMLAAADLVVSRAGASSIAEIAALAVPSVLVPYPHATADHQTTNAQFLVGAKAAVLVRDDELSDPSFQGLLTGLLDDRARLDAMRAAARGLAQDQAAARLADQTEKLGKQGR
- a CDS encoding FtsW/RodA/SpoVE family cell cycle protein → MSRARSDRGAAKAPAKDAPKAAGGARGASDWLSSVAAKVPARIMEPRLTLILATTALVVFGLVMVYSASSVKGIINGESPSSYLVKQLIGTILGLVACVVCAKVDYHTWGRRCLPCLWVLAVLLMVVVHLRGTDSHGATRWISLGPLSFQPSEFAKIVVVVTAAAVIADYVVGHRPATPVAFLGEAAWKVGLPVALVLFQPDKGTTLVLGAVIFCLCLMAGLPRRPLLVCAAVAVAAYLALSLKDDYSRSRFLIFLNPDSDPTGAGYQVIQSFRAFGSGGLFGTGIGMGAMKYSYLPEAHNDFILAVIGEECGLVGMVLVIALFALILWSGFRIARNAPDFFGSLLAAGSSMLIVFTFLLNLSGVIGAFPLSGKAVPFLSYGGTSMMASLLVVGTILSVSVHSRLPETVHDRRRRSLGVVRDGAPAPVPTVEGSTAGAPTARSLRLVHDSGSRGDARRGDPGAGGRSGDRGGGREGSGRDGSHPEARRTRDSSGRERIELGRSATERLRPERGPEVRERRGPSSRNTGRR
- the murD gene encoding UDP-N-acetylmuramoyl-L-alanine--D-glutamate ligase, whose translation is MDNVRPDALGDVLVLGLGHTGQAVARYLLHLADDPATAARVGSVTVVGGAKSSDGPAARALRAAGAAVTVGEDSVEGSYDLCVASPGISEFSDLFAAGRAASGAVVGEPELVWRESPERWIAITGTNGKTTTTSLATALLTGAGIDAVSVGNIGTNLADALDAGRPAGRWYVTELSSFQLATTERLHPRVACLLNVTPDHLEWHRTFDGYVAAKERVFANLDPSDLAVLVVDDPVCARVADGLEARGLTVCRVSVEGVPDAPCRAYLDGDTLTVDLPDGTHRLADFSAMALEGPHNAANALVASACALFAGAPDDAVTAGLVAFGPLEHRIEPVRTVDGVRYVNDSKATNTDAAVTAVGAFAPGTVVCLVGGHDKGGDLADFCRAMGGACRAVVAYGEARARMGGALEEAGVPVTYAPHMAEALEAARALVRPGDVVLLSPACSSFDEFSGYEERGRAFKDLVRALVPEGGRR
- the mraY gene encoding phospho-N-acetylmuramoyl-pentapeptide-transferase, yielding MLAVPAYPTYTIFLAFGMAVVVAILLMPPFIRFMKRDGIGQQVRADGPQTHLVKQGTPTMGGVVILVAILVTLVFFGLWSPDLILAVGATYATALLGLADDIESVSHGRSLGLTPAQKMAGLTLVSVVFCLLAVNWAGITPTVTFPGGFSVDLGVLAFSVGGVSVPWVYMVFVFLLFAGLSNAVNLTDGLDGLAAGTVLVVMVFMAMVCFRYNELSLAVFAACVAGACVGFLWYNCHPAQVFMGDTGSLALGAAFAALAVLTKTEVTSLIMGGLFIVEALSVMIQVVSFKKTGKRVFLMAPLHHHFEKKGWSETKVVIRFWIVSAAFAALGFALYFQLG
- a CDS encoding UDP-N-acetylmuramoyl-tripeptide--D-alanyl-D-alanine ligase; amino-acid sequence: MYRASVSETARRGGATVVAGDASVEVGDFTVDSRSVGEGGCFVCFHGESRDGNAYAAAALEAGAACVVMTREATAAEAALAEAHGACLLRADGDDAEGFLLRLAESWRLEQGWCVVGVTGSVGKTTTKDMLACALAAAWRVHSNRGNLNSVIGVPLTVLSAPDDTEVFVCEMGMNHVGEIDAIARCARPHVGCVTNIGTSHIGILGSRGNIARAKAEMVPWLAADRGLASSPAPAPAMALTASDDFTALIGGICEEEGVATDVVGGRDSAVRAEGVELDGDGCPRFTVVTPQGSSEVHLRLSGRQTVPDFLLAVDLCLRLGMGLGDVVAALEAMEPTHMRAEVVAAARGFRVIDDSYNASPSSMAAALDLLCEMDCDGRRVAVVGEVGELGDEAPRLHGLMGAYLAAKPLDIVCVVGGEMADAMADAALVMGLSDDRLVRVPTAADAARVLGPVLGEGDLVLAKASRSVGLDAFVEEVRA